Proteins encoded in a region of the Prunus persica cultivar Lovell chromosome G4, Prunus_persica_NCBIv2, whole genome shotgun sequence genome:
- the LOC18780607 gene encoding uncharacterized protein LOC18780607, whose translation MMISSIIFIIFASLWTCHDAASDTLKPGDTLNSSSSLVSASGKFSLYFYVYNDGSNNNSYLAILNKEAPNNVWIGNRDTPIVYPSSAVLTLDWNNTLKLTHQGGDPIVISSAPQTSNISTSVVATLLDSGNFILQEVNSTDGSTKQVWWQSFDYPFDTFLPGMKLGINHKSGHLWSMSSWATYNNPMPGPFTLDWDPNGHQLQIRRQGVLYWTSGVFTSSSKTFEFISAEESKLRYNFSVVSNDNEDYFTYTAVDHDQSDQEPQWVLTFMGRFHDGSFNFTQAENCDGYNTGGGCVRRDRPSDCMAKFNDEFELKNGYFKINNSSNSSRSPSWFGTSSSDCKATCWQNCDCLGFDVPLANGTSTGCRFWSVDCQFFEDLTASNSFVLSGHATPAKSPSAKKNGHKWLWVGIAIAAAVLVVVFCIYLLRRRIVSGKNRANIQNKMLSFMKHSNRPTDEENMGQHDLNIFTYESVLAATCNFSQENKLGEGGFGPVYKGKLANGREIAVKRLSKCSGQGTSEFKNELILIHELRHRNLVQLFGFCIHEEERMLIYEYMPNKSLDYFLFDSIRGVLLDWKKRFNIIEGITQGLLYLHKYSRTRVIHRDLKASNILLDENMNPKISDFGMARIFSHDELEENTSRIVGTRGYMPPESVGGIVSVKSDVYGFGVLMLEIISGRKNNSFYNDDRALNLVGYAWELWKQGSGLELMDQMVGDSSHIEDQLLRCIHVGLLCVEEDAANRPTMSDVISMLTNENPPLALPTKPAFFVGRKLVEAGIGEKQNEITSVNDLSISNFDAHRERLNDTKFNGEQFVSYVEASFGGSAWTALHWNNNIANIGQALHLEEEIKVKVGPDLSTSMATGLMMMSSIFFIIFVSLWTCHDAASDTLKPGDTLNSSSSLVSASGKFILRFVVQTSLNTSYLAILRNKPGANKAWIGNRNTPIPYPSSPLLTLDLNNTLKITYPGGDPIVISSAPQTSVVVATLLDSGNFVLQEVNSVNESTSGVLWQSFDYPTDTFLPGMKLGVDHRNGHNWSLLSWATSYNPAPGTLSLDWDPSGHQLRIKQAGVVYWTSGIFGDGRFEFIFPDVSKQRYNFSIVSNENEDYLTYTAVGDPSDPEPEWVLYSSGKLFEYGTQVDITKAQNCDGYNTGGGCVRRDRPSGCTAKFGDEFEQKNGYFKINNASNTSRSPNWFNASSSDCKVTCWQNCDCLGFDLPLANQSQTSTGCQFWSVDYQFFEDLNSSSSFVLSGLATPAKPPPPAQQNDDAGHKWLWIGIAIAAAVLVMVFCILGYLLRRRICSGKNRAMIQNKLPSFMKSNRSAYDPVNELQNDHGNMGKHDLSVFTYESVLAATSNFSQENKLGEGGFGPVYKGKLVKGQEIAVKRLSKCSGQGTSEFKNELILIHELQHTNLVQLFGFCIHEEERMLIYEYLPNKSLDYFLYDPNRRLLLDWKKRFGILEGIAQGLLYLHKYSRKKVIHRDLKASNILLDENLNPKISDFGMARIFTNNELEANTSKIVGTRGYMPPESMEGIVSVKSDVYSFGVLMLEIISGRRNNSFYNDDRALSLVGYAWELWKEGAGLELMDPTVGDSCINDQVLRCIHVVLLCVEEDAADRPTMSAVVSMLINESTPLALPTKPAFFVGRKLVEAGVGGKQLEIASVNDLSNSDFDAR comes from the exons ATGATGATCAGCTCAATTATCTTCATCATTTTTGCTTCCTTGTGGACTTGCCATGATGCTGCAAGTGACACACTCAAACCAGGGGACACTCTCAATTCCTCAAGTTCCTTAGTATCTGCATCGGGAAAGTTCAGTTTGTATTTCTATGTATATAATGATGGTTCCAACAACAACAGCTATCTAGCTATCCTGAACAAAGAAGCTCCAAACAATGTATGGATTGGCAACCGAGACACACCTATTGTATACCCTTCATCCGCAGTTCTGACCTTGGACTGGAATAATACATTGAAACTCACTCACCAAGGTGGAGACCCTATTGTCATTTCCTCTGCTCCACAAACTAGTAATATTAGTACTAGTGTTGTGGCTACCCTTTTGGATTCTGGCAATTTTATACTGCAAGAAGTGAACTCTACGGATGGATCGACAAAGCAGGTTTGGTGGCAAAGTTTTGACTATCCATTTGACACATTTTTACCTGGCATGAAGTTAGGTATTAATCATAAGAGTGGCCATCTTTGGTCGATGTCATCATGGGCTACTTACAACAACCCAATGCCAGGGCCATTCACTCTGGATTGGGATCCCAATGGACATCAATTGCAAATCAGGCGACAAGGGGTGCTTTATTGGACTAGTGGAGTCTTTACAAGCAGTAGTAAAACGTTCGAATTTATTTCGGCTGAGGAGTCCAAGCTGAGGTATAATTTTAGTGTAGTTTCAAATGACAATGAAGACTACTTCACTTACACTGCTGTAGATCATGATCAAAGTGATCAGGAACCACAATGGGTGCTAACCTTTATGGGGAGATTTCATGATGGATCCTTTAATTTCACACAAGCAGAGAACTGTGATGGCTATAACACAGGTGGAGGGTGTGTGAGAAGGGATCGGCCAAGTGATTGCATGGCCAAATTCAATGATGAATTTGAGCTCAAAAATGGTTACTTCAAGATCAACAACTCTAGTAATAGTTCGAGATCCCCGTCCTGGTTTGGCACTAGTAGTAGTGATTGTAAGGCTACCTGTTGGCAAAATTGTGATTGCCTTGGATTTGACGTTCCACTTGCTAATGGGACTAGCACCGGGTGCCGATTTTGGAGTGTAGACTGTCAATTCTTTGAAGACCTCACTGCTAGTAACAGTTTTGTCTTGTCAGGACATGCAACACCAGCAAAATCACCatctgccaaaaaaaatg GACATAAGTGGTTGTGGGTTGGCATTGCTATTGCTGCTGCAGTACTTGTAGTGGTGTTCTGCATCTATCTGCTAAGAAGAAGAATAGTTTCAG GCAAGAACAGAGCAAATATACAGAACAAAATGCTTAGCTTCATGAAACATTCCAACAGACCTActgatgaagaaaatatgGGACAGCATGATTTAAACATATTTACCTACGAATCTGTCTTGGCTGCCACTTGCAACTTCTCTCAAGAAAACAAGCTCGGAGAAGGGGGCTTTGGACCTGTTTATAAG GGAAAATTAGCAAATGGACGAGAAATAGCCGTGAAGAGGCTTTCAAAATGTTCCGGACAAGGAACGTCAGAGTTTAAGAATGAATTGATACTCATACATGAACTTCGACATAGAAACCTTGTTCAGCTCTTTGGATTTTGCATTCATGAAGAAGAGAGGATGTTGATATATGAGTACATGCCAAACAAAAGCTTGGACtactttttatttg ATTCAATCAGAGGTGTGCTACTAGATTGGAAGAAGCGTTTCAATATAATTGAAGGAATCACTCAGGGATTGCTTTACTTGCACAAGTACTCGAGAACGCGAGTAATTCATAGAGATTTAAAAGCTAGTAACATACTACTTGATGAAAatatgaaccctaaaatttccGATTTCGGTATGGCAAGAATTTTCTCCCACGATGAATTGGAAGAAAACACCAGCAGGATTGTTGGGACACG TGGTTACATGCCTCCTGAGTCCGTGGGGGGAATTGTTTCTGTAAAATCTGATGTCTACGGCTTTGGGGTGTTGATGCTTGAAATCATAAGTGGGAGGAAAAACAACAGCTTCTACAATGATGACCGCGCACTCAATTTAGTAGGATAT GCATGGGAGTTATGGAAACAAGGTTCAGGGCTAGAATTAATGGATCAAATGGTAGGTGATTCATCACACATTGAAGATCAATTGTTAAGATGCATCCATGTTGGTCTGTTATGTGTAGAGGAAGATGCAGCCAATAGGCCTACCATGTCAGATGTGATTTCTATGTTGACAAATGAAAACCCACCATTAGCCTTACCTACAAAGCCAGCATTTTTTGTTGGGAGGAAATTGGTGGAAGCTGGTATAGGtgaaaagcaaaatgaaattACATCAGTGAATGACTTGTCCATTTCCAATTTTGATGCAC ATAGAGAACGACTAAACGACACTAAGTTTAATGGAGAGCAATTTGTCTCATATGTTGAGGCCTCGTTTGGTGGCTCAGCTTGGACTGCCTTGCATTGGAATAATAATATTGCTAACATTGGGCAGGCCTTGCATCTAGAGGAAG AAATTAAAGTGAAAGTAGGGCCTGACTTGTCGACATCCATGGCTACTggtttgatgatgatgagctcaattttcttcatcatttttgtttccttgtgGACTTGTCATGATGCTGCAAGTGACACACTCAAGCCAGGGGACACTCTCAATTCCTCAAGCTCCTTAGTCTCTGCATCAGGCAAGTTCATCCTGCGTTTCGTTGTACAAACTAGTTTGAACACAAGCTATCTAGCTATCCTGCGCAATAAACCAGGAGCAAACAAAGCATGGATTGGCAACAGAAACACACCTATTCCATACCCTTCCTCCCCACTTCTCACCTTGGACTTGAACAACacattgaaaattacataccCAGGTGGAGACCCTATTGTCATTTCCTCTGCTCCACAAACTAGTGTTGTTGTGGCTACCCTTTTGGATTCTGGCAACTTTGTACTACAAGAAGTGAACTCTGTCAACGAATCAACCAGCGGGGTTTTGTGGCAGAGTTTTGATTATCCAACAGACACATTTTTACCAGGCATGAAATTGGGGGTTGACCACAGAAACGGGCACAATTGGTCACTTTTGTCTTGGGCAACAAGCTACAACCCAGCGCCGGGGACTTTGAGCCTTGATTGGGACCCCAGTGGACACCAATTGAGAATCAAGCAAGCTGGGGTGGTTTATTGGACCAGCGGCATCTTCGGAGATGgaagatttgaatttatttttcctgATGTGTCAAAGCAGAGGTACAATTTTAGCATTgtttcaaatgaaaatgaagacTACCTCACCTACACTGCTGTAGGTGATCCAAGTGATCCTGAGCCAGAATGGGTGCTATACAGCAGTGGGAAACTTTTTGAGTATGGAACACAAGTTGATATTACGAAAGCACAGAACTGTGATGGCTACAACACAGGTGGAGGGTGCGTGAGAAGGGACCGGCCAAGCGGTTGTACAGCGAAATTCGGTGATGAATTTGAGCAAAAAAATGGTTACTTCAAGATCAACAACGCTAGTAATACTTCAAGATCCCCCAACTGGTTTAATGCTAGTAGTAGTGACTGTAAGGTTACTTGTTGGCAAAATTGTGACTGTCTTGGATTTGACCTTCCACTTGCTAATCAGAGTCAGACTAGTACCGGGTGCCAATTTTGGAGTGTAGACTATCAGTTCTTTGAAGACCTCAATTCAAGTAGCAGCTTTGTTTTGTCAGGACTAGCAACGCCAGCGAAACCACCACCGCCTGCCCAACAAAATG ATGATGCAGGACATAAATGGCTATGGATTGGCATTGCTATTGCGGCTGCTGTCCTTGTAATGGTGTTCTGCATCTTGGGTTACCTGctaagaagaagaatatgcTCAG GCAAGAACAGAGCAATGATACAGAACAAATTGCCTAGCTTCATGAAGTCCAATAGATCTGCTTATGATCCTGTTAATGAGCTTCAAAACGATCATGGAAACATGGGAAAACATGATTTAAGCGTGTTTACCTATGAATCTGTTTTGGCTGCCACTTCCAACTTCTCTCAAGAAAACAAGCTCGGAGAAGGCGGATTTGGCCCTGTTTATAAG GGAAAATTGGTGAAGGGGCAAGAAATAGCGGTGAAGAGACTTTCAAAATGTTCCGGACAAGGAACATCAGAGTTTAAGAACGAATTGATACTCATACATGAACTTCAACATACAAACCTAGTTCAGCTCTTTGGATTTTGCATTCATGAAGAAGAGAGGATGTTGATATATGAGTACTTGCCAAACAAAAGCTTGGACTACTTTTTATATG ATCCAAACAGACGTCTACTTCTAGATTGGAAGAAGCGTTTTGGTATACTTGAAGGAATCGCTCAAGGGTTGCTGTACCTGCACAAATActcaagaaagaaagtaattCACAGAGATTTAAAAGCAAGTAACATACTACttgatgaaaatttgaaccccaaaatctcCGATTTCGGTATGGCAAGGATTTTCACCAATAATGAATTGGAAGCAAACACCAGTAAAATTGTCGGAACACG TGGTTACATGCCTCCTGAGTCCATGGAAGGAATTGTTTCCGTAAAATCTGATGTCTACAGTTTCGGGGTGTTGATGCTTGAAATCATAAGTGGGAGGAGAAACAACAGCTTCTACAACGATGATCGCGCGCTCAGTTTAGTAGGATAC GCATGGGAGTTATGGAAAGAAGGTGCAGGACTAGAATTAATGGATCCAACGGTAGGTGATTCATGTATTAACGATCAAGTGTTAAGATGCATCCATGTTGTTCTGTTATGTGTAGAGGAAGATGCAGCAGATCGCCCCACCATGTCAGCTGTAGTATCTATGTTGATAAATGAAAGCACACCATTAGCCTTACCTACAAAGCCAGCATTTTTTGTTGGAAGGAAATTGGTGGAGGCTGGTGTAGGTGGAAAGCAACTTGAAATTGCATCAGTGAATGACTTGTCGAATTCCGATTTTGATGCACGTTGA